The window ATCTTGGTCTGTCGACTTCGTACGCCGGGCCGAGTCTCGAACCCGCCGTCGCTGCCAAGCTGAGCCCGCGCGCCGCCGACATGCTGTTGCGCGGCAATCCGGGCGCTCCCGTGAAGATGATTGTCACGACCGGGCAATCCACCAGTCTCGATGTGGCGACTCTCCTGCAGATGGGAGGGAAGGTCACCCGGCAGTATGCGCAGCTGGACAGCTACGCCGTCTCACTGCCCGCGCGGGCCATCCGCCAGCTGGCGGGGCTTCCCAATGTCCGCCACGTCTCCGTCGACCATCCGGTCCAGGTCCTGAACGACCTGAACTACGTAACCCTCGGGGCCGACATCGCCAAGAAAAACCTGGGGCTCAACGGCCACGACGTGGTCATCGCGGTCCTCGACACCGGCATATACAAGCATCCCGATCTCGGCAGCCGGCTCACGAAGGAGGTCGACTTCGCCGCCACCGAGAAGGATTATGTCGACTACTACGGCCACGGCACCCATGTCGCCGGGATCATCGCCGGCAACGCCCACGATAGCAGCGACGCCAAGTCGTTCCGGCGTTTCTACGGCGTCGCGCCCGATTCCAAGCTCATTTCGGTGCGCGTCCTGGGCCGCGACGGCACGGGCTACGTCAGCGATGTCCTGGCCGGCATCGACTGGGTGATCGCCAACCGCGCCGGCCAGAAAATCCGCGTCATGAACCTGTCTTTGGGCCATGCGGTCGAAGAGTCGTACCTGACCGATCCTCTCTGTCAGGCGGTCGAGAAGGCCTGGAAGGCCGGCATCGTCGTCGTCGTTTCGGCCGGCAACAATGGATCGCTGGGCTACGGAACCATCGGCAGCCCGGGGAACGACCCCTACGTCATCACGGTGGGGGCATCCAACAACTATCTGACGTCCTACCGCGGCGATGACATCCTGGCGACCTATTCCTCCCTCGGGCCCACGGCAATCGACCATTTCGTCAAGCCGGACCTGGTGGCTCCCGGGAACCGCACGATTTCGCTGCGCTCCCCGGCGTCGGCGCTCGATTCGACCTATCCGGGGCTGCGGAAGAAATACGGCGTCTTCAACAACGATCCGAACAAGGCGAACCAGGACTCGCCTTACTTCGAGCTGAGCGGCACCAGCATGTCGGCCGCGGTGGTCTCCGGAATGGCCGCCATCCTGATCGACGCCGATAACAGCCTCAGCCCCGACACCGTGAAGGCGCGCCTGATGCGCTCGGCCGAAAAGCGGCTGAGCTACAACATCTTCCAGGTGGGCGCCGGCTTCGCGAACCTTTATGCCGCCCTGCAGGAGCGCGGCATTGCGCTGCTGCCTTCTCTATCGCCGCGCGCCTACCTCACCTCCACCGGCATCGTCGTGGAGAGCACCAACCTGCTCTGGGGAAATCCGTTGAGCTGGGACGAGATTTCGATCTGGGGAGGCGACCCTCTGCGCAACACCGACGAGGTGGGTTCCTACGGCGCGGTCTGGGGCGGCGGCGGGACTTTGCGTGGCTTCAGCGTCGATTCACACGACGGCGTCGTCTTCGGGGACAACGATCCGATGGTGCCGTAGAGGAGTGAGGCCGGAGAGCAGGTGAACTCATGAGATTCAAGGCGCTGTTCAGCGGCAAGCCTGGGTTGGATCGCTTCCTGGCGGCGGTCTACCTTCTCGGCCTGACCGCGGGAGCGATGGGGATCCTCGCGGGCGGCTTCCATCTCTCCATCCAGTTACTCCTCTTTTCGATCTATGGCGCCGCAGCCGCCCCCTTCCTGGTCGACCTGGGAGGAAACTGCAAGCTCTCCACAGCCTTCGCCTTCATCCTGGCCTCCGCCGTCTACCTGGGACCGGGGGCCGCGGTCATCACCGCCCTCGCTACGACCACGAGCTACCTGGGACGCGAGGAGATGCTGTTCCACAAGCGCTTGTTCAACGTCAGCAACCATCTCCTGTCGGGATTCATCGCAGCCCGCCTGTTCCTCGCGGCCGGCGGCAGTTCTGCCACGATTACGGACGAGGTGTCCTTGCGGGCGATGCTCGCGGCGATTTGCGGGTTTTATCTCGTGAACACCGGGCTGGTAGGCATTGCCTCGGCCCTGGAGCTGGACCGCCCCATCGTCCAGACATGGATGGAGAAGTACCGCTGGACGGTGGCTTCCTTCCTGGCGGGCGGCACCCTGGCAGTAATCCTGGTGCTCCTGATCGACCGCATCGGGGTTTTCACCTTCTTCCTCAGCCTGCCCTTCTGCCTGGTCCTGTTCCATTGCTGGACGCTTCAGGCAGGGTTCATGAGATCCGGGAGGCCCGCACGTGGCGAAAGCGCGCCGAGCGT of the Candidatus Polarisedimenticolia bacterium genome contains:
- a CDS encoding S8 family peptidase, with protein sequence MKRARPMQKILMGMAVLVLLTAASGVGDLGLSTSYAGPSLEPAVAAKLSPRAADMLLRGNPGAPVKMIVTTGQSTSLDVATLLQMGGKVTRQYAQLDSYAVSLPARAIRQLAGLPNVRHVSVDHPVQVLNDLNYVTLGADIAKKNLGLNGHDVVIAVLDTGIYKHPDLGSRLTKEVDFAATEKDYVDYYGHGTHVAGIIAGNAHDSSDAKSFRRFYGVAPDSKLISVRVLGRDGTGYVSDVLAGIDWVIANRAGQKIRVMNLSLGHAVEESYLTDPLCQAVEKAWKAGIVVVVSAGNNGSLGYGTIGSPGNDPYVITVGASNNYLTSYRGDDILATYSSLGPTAIDHFVKPDLVAPGNRTISLRSPASALDSTYPGLRKKYGVFNNDPNKANQDSPYFELSGTSMSAAVVSGMAAILIDADNSLSPDTVKARLMRSAEKRLSYNIFQVGAGFANLYAALQERGIALLPSLSPRAYLTSTGIVVESTNLLWGNPLSWDEISIWGGDPLRNTDEVGSYGAVWGGGGTLRGFSVDSHDGVVFGDNDPMVP